The Methylomonas montana DNA window TGCCCCGACATGTACATCCATGACCTCAATTGCGGCTGGATGGAACACACGTTTTTGCGCAACAGTTTTTTGGTGAAAAATAGCAGCGAGATCGAAAAAATAATCGCTGCCGGCATACGCTACGTTTACATCGATACCAGTCGCGGACTGGATATGCCGGAAGCGCTCAGCGCCGAAGAAGTGCATCAACAGTTGGAAGCCAAAATGCAGAGCCTGGGCCAAAGCCTGACACCCACCGCTCCGAAACAGGTGGCCATGCCGGAAGAGCTGGTCAAGGCCCGGCGCATCTTTAGCGAAGCCAGCGCCATCGTGAATACCGTTCTGCTCGATTGCCGGATGGGCAAACAAGTCGAAGTAGAAAAACTGGAACCCATCATTGCCTCCATTACCGGCTCGATTTTTCGTAACCCCGACGCCATCGTCAGCCTGCTGAAAATCAAACAGGCCGACAAATATACGTTTCAGCATTCGGTTGCGGTCAGCACGCTGTTGATTAGTTTCTGTCGGGCGATGGAGATCGATCGAGCCAGCATCGAACTGGTCGGCATAGGCGGATTGTTGCACGACATCGGCAAAATGAAAGTGCCGGAGCAGATTTTGAACAAACCCGGCAAGCTCAGCGAAACCGAGTTCGCCATCATGAAAAAGCATGTCGATTACGGTTGCACGCTTTTGGAAAATACCCCCGACTTATCGCCGATTTCGATCAGCATCGCCGCCGAACATCACGAGCGGCATGACGGCAGCGGCTATCCTTTGGGAATCAAAGGGGACGCCATCAGCCTCTATGGCCAGATGGCCGCTATCGTCGATGTTTATGATGCACTGACCTCCAATCGCGTTTATCACAGCGGCATGGAGCCAACGGAAGTGCTAAAGAAGATGCTGGAATGGAGCGAACATCACTTCAATACGCCGCTGGTCCACCATTTCATCCGCACCATCGGCATTTATCCGGTCGGCACCCTGGTGCGTCTGGAAAGCGGTTATTTGGCGGTCGTGGTCGAGCAAAATCATGATGATTTGCTGCACCCCAAAGTCAGGTTGATCTTCAACAGCAAGACGCATAGCTACATTCCGCCTCGGGATTGCGACTTATCCAAAGCCGACGGCATAGACCGAATCGTCACATTTGAAGCGCCCTCGCGCTGGCGTATCGATCCGGCTCGGCATCTTTTAGTCTGAACGATCCGAATATTGGCTACAGTCGATAACCAATATCCCTACTCGACGGTTAAAGCCATCAGTCTCACTTTTTTATGTACCGGATCGGTCCAAGCCACATAGGCTTCTTTTCCCACGCGGACCATGCCCAGATATTTGCTGGGCCATTTCGGAAAGCCCCCTCGATAAACCGTGGTTTGCCGGCTAACCAAACCGCTTTTTGTCACCTTGGCAACCCGTAGCTCATCTTCTGGCCCATTGCGGCCGCGCCAGCTGACCAGAGCGGAACCGTCGTCCAGCATCAGAGCATTCGCATAACCGCTGGCATTGGCATCCAGTTCGATAGGCAGCTCAAAATGCGCGCCGCCGTCGTTGGAGAAAGCCGTTTTTACCCGACCTTTGCCGTCAGCGGCGGTAAACCAGGCGACGACTGTGCCGTGCGTCGCCATATCGACGGACTGCCCGTTACTGGGACAGCCGCCGATCACCCAGCCGTCGGCATGAACGCCGGCGATTCGCGGATTGCCGGCTGCTTGCCAGCGCACCGCGCTGATGTCACGGATTTCGCCGGCGGCATGGTCGCGATAGACCGTCACCAGCTGTTCGCCCTGCGCGTCGGTAAAGCTGCGGCAGCAGGAGCAGACATCGTTATCCAGAATAATCTCCGGGCTGGCGCGCCAGTTTTTGTCGACCACGGTCGCCATTAATTGGAATCGGTTGTCTTGTTTGTGCTCGGGACCATGGCCGGCGTTGCGCATGTCGGTCCAGACCAATGCTATCCTGGTATCCGGCAGGGCGGCCAAAGACATTTGTGCGTCGTAGATGCGCGCGGCATCGGCGTAGGGTTTTAATGGCGTACTCCAAGTTAGGCCGCCGTCGATCGATCTGGCCAGATAGATGTCCGCCGCGTAGCGGTCCGGCGCATCCTTGATATACGGCATCCAGGCCGCCGCCAGGCTGCCGTCGCTGAGCCCCAGCACCACCGGCGGATCGGCCAACTTACCGTCCACCTTGACCACGGTTAACGGCAGCGACCAGCCCTGTTTTTCCAGAATGGTGAACTTGGCGGTACTGGTTTCACCGTCGGCTTCCACCCAACTGACGATTAACTGCCCGTCTGCTGTTTGCGCGAGATGGTGTTGCTGGCTGATGCCGGTGGTCGGTAAGGATAATTCTCGCGCCGAAAACGGATGCGGCGGCTTGGCAAATGAAGCCTGGCCGTGCAAGCCGCATAGAAAAAGTCCGGCGACAAGTTTGGATAAAATTCCGATATTATTCATCGATTGACCTTGGGTCGGGTGAAAAAACTCATCTGATAATTTGGCTTAACAGTAATGCGGTTATGGATGGAAATGCCTGCCCCCAGTCGGGATGAGGGCAGGCTGCTATGCCGATTAGTATTCCACCCGAATCGAGCCTATCGCCGTGACCGGTGCGCCGGGATAGACACCCAAGGCCGGGGCAACGTTGGAATCGGGATCGGTGGATTCGTAGTAGCGTTTATCCAGCAGATTGCGAATATTGAATTGCGCGGTGACCCGCGATCCACCGACTTTCTGCTTGTAAGCCACGAAGGCATCCATCCTGACATAACCCGGCATCTGAAAGGTATTGGTGTTATCCCCCTCGCGCGCGCCGGCGGCAACGCCACCAACGCCTGCGCTGAAACCATCCCGAGCCGCATAGCCGTTCATGTCGTACTTGAGCCATAGGCTGCCGGAATGCTCCGGCACGTTGTTCAGGCGATTGCCTTGGGTGCCGCCGCTGTAATCCTTGATGATGCGCGCGTCGGTAAAGGCATAGCTGCCGATCAGGCTGAAATGGTTGCTGAGATAGCCGGTCATATCCAGCTCTATGCCCTGGCTGCGTTGCAGGTTGGCGATTTTGTCGAAAGGATCGGCTGTACTCAGATCGTTGACCAGAATGTTGTCCTTGCTCAAATGATAATAGGCCAAGGTAGCCAGCAGCCGCTGATCGAACAACTGGGTCTTGATGCCCGCCTCGAATTGCTCGCCAATTTGCGGATCGAAGGTCTTACCATCGGCGGATGGCGCATTGTTGGCGCCGAACGAGGTAGTCCAGTTGCCGTACAGGCTCAGTTCATCCATCGCTTCGTAGAGTATTCCCACTTTCGGACTGAAACCTTGATCTTCCTTTTTGAACTCGTTCACTCGCCCGGCGGCGTCGGAAAAATTAAAGCCATTACCGCGGCCGGTTTCGGTCCAGTCGTAACGGCCGCCGCCCATGATGTGTAACTTGTCCCAGAAAGTGGTTTGGTCTTGAAAATAAACCCCATACCAGCTGTTGAAGAGCTTGGCGCGATTGCCAATCCCGCCGTTGGCAGGCGAGCCGAAGGTATTGGAAGTCAGCAATGAATTATCGAACGCGGCCCGCGAAATGCCGTAGCTGGGATATGGGTTATAAATATTGATTGCCAGAGCAGGGTCGGCTTCCTTCCATTTGCCGTTGCCGCCATAGGAGTCGAAGCTGCGGTAATAATCAAAGCCAAGCAGCACATCATGCTTGAGGTCGCCGGTGCGAAATTTGCCGGTGAGGTCCAGGTTGGTCGCGTAATGCTCCTGCTCGCTGGTTTGTTGAAAGATATTGCGCTGCATCAGTCCGGTGGTTTGATTCAACGCCGCAGCGGCATTGAACGCTGGCGCCGGATTGACGAACGTGGTCGTACCGTCCGATAGGCTGGCCAGGAAGCGGTTGTGTATCGCCCAGTCGTCATTGAAGCGATGATTGATTTCGGAACCGATTTTGACGCTGGATTGTTCGCCGAGCGGCGTGTTCGGATCGCCCAGATTGCGGCTGATTGGAATCGCCGCGGGACGGTTACCGATGAAGGGGATGCCAAAATCGGCCGGCGCGGTTTTTTCGGTGCCTTCGATATCGATCGTTACGTCGGTGGCAGCGCTGGGCAGCCAGGTAATGCTGGGGTTGAATACCATCCGGTCCACGGATACGAAATCCCGGAACGAATCATTGCTTTGATAGGCGCCGGAAAAACGGTATACCAAGGATTTGTCGTCGGTCAGCGGACCGCCGGCATCCCATTGCGTGCGGTACAAATCGTAAGAACCGAACTGCTGCTCCAGAGAATAGTAAGGCGTATCCAGACCTTTTTTGGTGGTGAGGCTGATCAGGCCGCCCGGCTCGGTGCGGCCGTAAAGCTGTGCAGGACCCTTGAGCACTTCGATGTTTTCCAGATTGGCCGAGTCCAGGTCGCCGAAAGTACCTTCGCTCATCAACAAGCCGTTTCGATAAATATTACCGGTTCTGAAGCCGCGAACGATATAGCCGACGCTGCTGCCCAGCGAAGGTTGGGCCCGCACGCCGCTGACGTTTTCCAAGGCATCCTTGACCCGCGAGGATTTCTGATCATCCATCACGGCTCTTGCTATGACCTGAATCGAAGTTGGGGTTTCGATGATGGGCGTATTGGTCTTGGTGGCGGCAAACGCCTTGGTCGTCGCATAGTCCTTGCTGTAAGGGTCAGCGGCATCACTGTACGCGCGATCGCCGGACACGGTTACCGCCGACAGCGTTGAGACATCGGCTTGCGAGTCAGGCGATTTTTGCAATGTTATCGTGCCGTTTGCCGTGGTACGGGTGACGATTCCCGTGCCAATCAACAGCTTTTGCAAGGCTTGCTGTGTGGTGTATTGGCCGGAAACGCCCGGCGATTTAAGGCCGGCCGTCAGGTCGGCCGGATAGCTGAGTTGGATATTGGCGGTATCGGCATAGGCATTCAGCGCGCTGCCCAGCGCTTGCGGCGGGATATTGAAGGCGATGTTTTGCTCGGCGGCGATCACGATGGGCGTACCGAGCGCCGAGATCATAGCCACCGACAAAGGGCAGAGCTTGATGGACATATGCCGGTTGCCGATAGAGGTTTTGCGGGATGAACGAGGTGCCATTAACTTCTCCATTGCTGATATGAAACGTGTCCCTAAACCTTGGGGTTGCAATGGAGACGGGCGACTAGAATTTTTCCTCAGCTTGGACGGAAATTTTTTTATTTGATCGAATTGGCAATGGGCGTGATGG harbors:
- a CDS encoding sialidase family protein, translated to MNNIGILSKLVAGLFLCGLHGQASFAKPPHPFSARELSLPTTGISQQHHLAQTADGQLIVSWVEADGETSTAKFTILEKQGWSLPLTVVKVDGKLADPPVVLGLSDGSLAAAWMPYIKDAPDRYAADIYLARSIDGGLTWSTPLKPYADAARIYDAQMSLAALPDTRIALVWTDMRNAGHGPEHKQDNRFQLMATVVDKNWRASPEIILDNDVCSCCRSFTDAQGEQLVTVYRDHAAGEIRDISAVRWQAAGNPRIAGVHADGWVIGGCPSNGQSVDMATHGTVVAWFTAADGKGRVKTAFSNDGGAHFELPIELDANASGYANALMLDDGSALVSWRGRNGPEDELRVAKVTKSGLVSRQTTVYRGGFPKWPSKYLGMVRVGKEAYVAWTDPVHKKVRLMALTVE
- a CDS encoding HD-GYP domain-containing protein, which encodes MIKKIDVSELCPDMYIHDLNCGWMEHTFLRNSFLVKNSSEIEKIIAAGIRYVYIDTSRGLDMPEALSAEEVHQQLEAKMQSLGQSLTPTAPKQVAMPEELVKARRIFSEASAIVNTVLLDCRMGKQVEVEKLEPIIASITGSIFRNPDAIVSLLKIKQADKYTFQHSVAVSTLLISFCRAMEIDRASIELVGIGGLLHDIGKMKVPEQILNKPGKLSETEFAIMKKHVDYGCTLLENTPDLSPISISIAAEHHERHDGSGYPLGIKGDAISLYGQMAAIVDVYDALTSNRVYHSGMEPTEVLKKMLEWSEHHFNTPLVHHFIRTIGIYPVGTLVRLESGYLAVVVEQNHDDLLHPKVRLIFNSKTHSYIPPRDCDLSKADGIDRIVTFEAPSRWRIDPARHLLV
- a CDS encoding TonB-dependent siderophore receptor; translation: MAPRSSRKTSIGNRHMSIKLCPLSVAMISALGTPIVIAAEQNIAFNIPPQALGSALNAYADTANIQLSYPADLTAGLKSPGVSGQYTTQQALQKLLIGTGIVTRTTANGTITLQKSPDSQADVSTLSAVTVSGDRAYSDAADPYSKDYATTKAFAATKTNTPIIETPTSIQVIARAVMDDQKSSRVKDALENVSGVRAQPSLGSSVGYIVRGFRTGNIYRNGLLMSEGTFGDLDSANLENIEVLKGPAQLYGRTEPGGLISLTTKKGLDTPYYSLEQQFGSYDLYRTQWDAGGPLTDDKSLVYRFSGAYQSNDSFRDFVSVDRMVFNPSITWLPSAATDVTIDIEGTEKTAPADFGIPFIGNRPAAIPISRNLGDPNTPLGEQSSVKIGSEINHRFNDDWAIHNRFLASLSDGTTTFVNPAPAFNAAAALNQTTGLMQRNIFQQTSEQEHYATNLDLTGKFRTGDLKHDVLLGFDYYRSFDSYGGNGKWKEADPALAINIYNPYPSYGISRAAFDNSLLTSNTFGSPANGGIGNRAKLFNSWYGVYFQDQTTFWDKLHIMGGGRYDWTETGRGNGFNFSDAAGRVNEFKKEDQGFSPKVGILYEAMDELSLYGNWTTSFGANNAPSADGKTFDPQIGEQFEAGIKTQLFDQRLLATLAYYHLSKDNILVNDLSTADPFDKIANLQRSQGIELDMTGYLSNHFSLIGSYAFTDARIIKDYSGGTQGNRLNNVPEHSGSLWLKYDMNGYAARDGFSAGVGGVAAGAREGDNTNTFQMPGYVRMDAFVAYKQKVGGSRVTAQFNIRNLLDKRYYESTDPDSNVAPALGVYPGAPVTAIGSIRVEY